The Leadbetterella byssophila DSM 17132 DNA window TGTCCAAGCCATAAGGCGGCTAGAATAAGAATCTTTTTCTTCATTTATTTCACATTTAATACAATCACCGAGTGTGCCGGGATAGTAAGTTTTAATACACCGTTGTTTAATTTCGCTCCTGTAAATTCCTTTACTTTTATCTTCTCCGGCTGTTCAAAAGTATTATAATCCTGAATACTTCCGGAAGTTAAGATTTGGCCACTCACTTTAGAAACGTTTTCTCCTCTAAGACTAATGGTCACTTCATGAGATTTGGTATAATCAATATTGGTCAAAGAGATATTGATCCCGCTTTCATTCTTCGATGCCGAAGCAGAAACCGCAGGGATAGATTTTCCTTCAAATTTATAGTTTTGAGTCTCCAGTTGGATAGGTAAAAGCGTAGCATCTTGATGCACGTTGTACATTTTCATGACGTGGTACGTTGGCGTCAAGATCATCTTTTCCCCCTCCGTCAGGATTACGGCCTGGAGCACATTCACCATTTGAGCCAGGTTTGCTCCTCTTACCCTATCTGCATGATTATTAAAGATATTCAGGGTCATACCTGCAATCATGGCATCACGCATGGTATTTTGCTGATATAAGAAACCTGGATTTGTACCGGGCTCTACCTCGTACCATCCTCCCCATTCATCAACGATCAAAGCTACCTTCTTCTCAGGATCATATTTATCCATTATGGTAGAATGACGCACAATTAGCTCGTCCATTTTCCAAGCCTCTTGCATAATCTTGAAATACTGTGCTTCAGAAAATTGAGTAGATGGTCCCTTCTTGTTCCAATCAATCACGCTATAATGGTGTAAAGCTACTCCGGAAAGCATGTTATGAGGAATGTTCTTCATCAGCGTTTCCGTCCAGGCATAATCATCATCTGTAGCGCCGGATGCAATCCTGAATAGCTTAGCATCATTCGTCCAACTGGTCATGAAGGTAGCATATTGCTTATAGATGTTGCTATAATACTCCGCATTCATATTTCCGCCGCATCCC harbors:
- a CDS encoding alpha-N-arabinofuranosidase encodes the protein MKKIVLALCCIAWTSLSAQTKITLNTDLGKTQINKHIYGHFAEHLGRCIYDGLYVGENNTKVAHTRGIRNDIVQALKDLKVPNLRWPGGCFADAYQWKDGIGPKENRPSMINVWWGGVTEDNSFGTHEFLDLCEQIGAEPYLAGNVGSGTVQDLIDWVNYVNHPGGSPMSELRKKNGREKPWNVKMWGVGNEAWGCGGNMNAEYYSNIYKQYATFMTSWTNDAKLFRIASGATDDDYAWTETLMKNIPHNMLSGVALHHYSVIDWNKKGPSTQFSEAQYFKIMQEAWKMDELIVRHSTIMDKYDPEKKVALIVDEWGGWYEVEPGTNPGFLYQQNTMRDAMIAGMTLNIFNNHADRVRGANLAQMVNVLQAVILTEGEKMILTPTYHVMKMYNVHQDATLLPIQLETQNYKFEGKSIPAVSASASKNESGINISLTNIDYTKSHEVTISLRGENVSKVSGQILTSGSIQDYNTFEQPEKIKVKEFTGAKLNNGVLKLTIPAHSVIVLNVK